The Fictibacillus arsenicus genome contains a region encoding:
- a CDS encoding YqcI/YcgG family protein, with the protein MTNPDRVPAWVIEEYKTFHETVTDKTFPCYFGMAAEKKGELRYAYVTHDDWSNLPEAIKEFNKLFDTPKLIRHGLFVFVEPEKEEKDIPHYREYFWNILKYLHETDDQPWPEHIPKDPDHHLFAFSVDNEPYFVFGNAPAYKQRKTRDLGNSLVLGFQPRRIFEGLEGTSPGGSMSREKVRERVEKWDNLPTHPNISHYGDPEHREWKQYFIGDDVEPITGKCPFHHK; encoded by the coding sequence ATGACAAATCCAGATAGAGTTCCAGCTTGGGTCATTGAAGAGTATAAGACCTTTCATGAAACAGTAACTGACAAGACGTTTCCTTGTTACTTTGGTATGGCCGCTGAGAAAAAAGGTGAGCTCCGCTATGCTTATGTGACTCATGATGACTGGTCAAACCTGCCTGAAGCTATTAAAGAATTCAATAAACTATTTGACACGCCTAAACTGATTCGCCATGGTTTATTTGTGTTCGTCGAACCTGAAAAAGAAGAGAAAGACATTCCGCATTATCGTGAATATTTCTGGAACATCCTTAAATACCTTCACGAAACAGATGATCAACCATGGCCAGAACATATTCCTAAAGATCCTGATCATCACTTGTTTGCCTTTTCAGTGGATAATGAACCCTACTTTGTGTTTGGCAACGCACCAGCATATAAACAGCGTAAAACGAGGGATCTCGGAAACAGCTTAGTATTAGGATTCCAGCCAAGACGTATTTTCGAAGGCTTAGAAGGAACATCCCCAGGCGGAAGCATGTCACGTGAAAAAGTACGTGAACGTGTAGAGAAGTGGGATAACTTGCCGACACATCCGAACATCAGCCATTATGGTGACCCTGAGCATCGGGAATGGAAGCAGTACTTTATCGGAGATGACGTAGAACCGATTACAGGAAAATGTCCGTTTCATCATAAGTAA
- a CDS encoding GNAT family N-acetyltransferase has product MGKTLSFVKVDLERDVSLLHKWQQRPYVIPFWKLNISFKEYEKHLEKFLSDKHQTLYLGLIDGVPMSYWEAYWVKGDIVEDYYDPHSEDQGIHLLIGEEAYLGKGYALPLLRAIVHFQFLSQGTEKVIAEPDIRNEKMIHVFEKCGFTKVKPIDLPDKTGMLMYCHRETFERRWEDVFETATT; this is encoded by the coding sequence ATTGGAAAAACACTATCATTTGTAAAAGTAGATTTGGAGCGGGATGTTTCACTTTTGCATAAGTGGCAGCAGCGGCCTTATGTTATTCCGTTTTGGAAACTGAATATTTCGTTTAAAGAATACGAAAAGCATTTAGAGAAATTTTTGTCAGATAAGCATCAGACCTTGTATTTGGGCTTGATCGATGGCGTTCCAATGAGCTACTGGGAAGCATATTGGGTAAAAGGGGATATCGTTGAAGATTACTATGATCCTCACTCAGAAGATCAGGGAATTCACCTTTTAATCGGAGAGGAAGCATATCTTGGGAAAGGATACGCACTCCCTTTATTGCGGGCGATCGTACATTTTCAGTTCCTGTCGCAAGGGACAGAGAAAGTGATCGCAGAACCTGACATACGAAATGAAAAGATGATTCATGTTTTTGAAAAGTGCGGCTTTACAAAAGTGAAGCCGATCGATTTGCCGGATAAGACCGGAATGCTCATGTATTGCCATAGAGAAACGTTTGAGAGGAGGTGGGAAGATGTCTTTGAAACAGCCACAACTTGA
- a CDS encoding DUF2087 domain-containing protein: MAKELENYQSGVLNAFLNKEGKLKSIPSQKKKKLVVLEYLVRKLEDETYSEVQINQFIKQYHEDFCTIRREFIVNGYMDRDVGFYKKREESLWVKWQELK, from the coding sequence ATGGCAAAAGAACTTGAGAATTATCAATCAGGTGTTTTAAATGCTTTCTTAAATAAAGAAGGGAAACTGAAAAGCATACCTTCACAGAAGAAGAAAAAGTTAGTGGTACTGGAGTACTTGGTGCGCAAATTAGAGGACGAAACTTACAGTGAAGTTCAGATCAATCAATTCATCAAACAATACCATGAGGATTTTTGTACAATTCGTAGAGAGTTTATTGTAAATGGATATATGGATCGAGACGTAGGCTTTTATAAAAAAAGAGAAGAATCATTGTGGGTGAAGTGGCAGGAGCTGAAGTAA
- a CDS encoding DUF2500 domain-containing protein, which produces MDDFEDFQEFQEPGFGSGDWIFDFGPMFMGVIFVLVIGAFLFVIFKGISQRSHNNKQPQLTVPADVKTKRSRVSGGGNDSSAHTSYFVTFEVESGDRMELQVKPQDYGQLVEGDKGNLTFQGTRYLDFERNRQIESI; this is translated from the coding sequence ATGGATGATTTTGAAGACTTTCAAGAGTTTCAAGAACCTGGTTTTGGTTCAGGAGATTGGATTTTTGATTTTGGACCAATGTTCATGGGAGTTATCTTTGTACTTGTTATAGGGGCGTTTCTTTTTGTGATTTTTAAAGGAATCAGTCAAAGGAGCCACAATAACAAACAACCGCAGTTGACGGTTCCTGCTGATGTAAAAACAAAAAGAAGCAGAGTTAGCGGAGGCGGTAATGATAGTTCAGCGCATACAAGCTATTTTGTGACATTCGAAGTGGAAAGCGGAGACCGTATGGAATTGCAGGTGAAACCGCAAGATTATGGACAGCTGGTTGAAGGCGACAAAGGCAATCTTACTTTTCAGGGCACGCGTTATCTGGATTTCGAGCGAAATAGACAAATAGAATCTATATAG
- a CDS encoding phosphotransferase, with protein sequence MGVVSLDKQASEQSLWEHLKNDAESRFDLHIYKSMPIKRGWLNQKWKIETKKGTFLLKQYNRERIKKYDLDTIRTALQTQNRCLHHGVPCPELLELGGELLHETADGELYTIMRFMEGNLMKAGNTNLQQMKSLGSAAGKLHKRLNDGTLPPKKETMFNLPAIQDRIDYWNSVLLECDEKDLTELRPLILYQKEATNKMVKEDFENLTPGWCHRDLWVDNVLFSADSATAILDFDRMNYDYLELDIGRIIISACLHNDTLNREAVHAFIEGYRHTNELSLERLIRSLRLVWYMESTWWISVTEHEGEPPKRFAHEMNWLAQHLGNLEEILAWKK encoded by the coding sequence ATGGGTGTCGTTAGTTTAGATAAACAAGCTTCAGAACAATCGTTATGGGAACATCTAAAAAACGATGCAGAAAGCCGTTTTGATTTGCACATTTATAAAAGTATGCCAATTAAACGCGGCTGGCTGAATCAAAAGTGGAAAATAGAAACGAAAAAAGGGACCTTTCTTTTAAAGCAATACAATAGGGAACGCATTAAAAAATATGACCTTGATACCATTCGAACGGCACTTCAGACTCAAAACCGCTGTCTTCATCATGGAGTTCCCTGTCCGGAACTGCTGGAACTTGGAGGTGAACTTTTACATGAGACTGCGGATGGTGAGCTTTATACGATTATGCGCTTTATGGAAGGAAACTTAATGAAGGCTGGAAATACTAACCTTCAACAGATGAAATCATTAGGATCAGCTGCAGGAAAGCTTCACAAACGATTAAATGATGGAACTCTTCCTCCCAAAAAAGAAACAATGTTTAATCTGCCGGCTATCCAAGATCGTATTGATTATTGGAATTCTGTTTTATTGGAGTGCGATGAAAAAGATTTAACAGAATTAAGACCCTTAATACTTTATCAAAAAGAGGCAACCAATAAAATGGTTAAGGAAGACTTTGAAAACCTGACTCCAGGATGGTGTCATCGGGATTTATGGGTCGATAATGTATTATTTTCGGCTGACTCCGCAACAGCTATCTTGGATTTTGACCGAATGAATTATGACTATCTTGAATTAGATATTGGCAGAATTATTATCTCAGCCTGCTTACATAACGATACTCTAAATAGAGAAGCAGTACATGCATTTATTGAAGGATATCGCCATACAAATGAATTATCGCTTGAGAGGTTAATTAGGTCGTTAAGGCTAGTTTGGTACATGGAGAGCACGTGGTGGATATCCGTTACCGAGCATGAAGGTGAGCCGCCTAAAAGATTTGCACACGAAATGAACTGGCTGGCACAACATTTAGGCAATCTAGAAGAGATTTTAGCTTGGAAAAAATAA
- a CDS encoding IucA/IucC family protein encodes MLYINETESILKKDTWETVNKNLLAKMLAEYMYEDMILPEQNEDGFVFTVNEERKYRFTAESRFFDSYDVDASSIEVLEEGEWIPATSAIRFLMDIQPMIGMSAETAGHLIKELNHTLIADANLLNNHKKTSDELVDLDYAELEGEMSGHPWITYNKGRIGFGFDDYSEYAPENQQETKLFWIAVHRDRAQFQSVSALHYEKLIIRELDGVLVQRFNEILRENGKLPMDYYFMPVHEWQWKNVLIQNFPEDLAKGMIVPLEEGTDHYLPQQSIRTFVNRTNPLKAHVKLPMSILNTLVYRGLPSERTVIAPQVTEHIKGIYEKDSFLRDECEVVLPGEVASINVNHTHYSELKGAPYQYLEMLGTIWRESIYTYLKPGEQPITLAALHHVDGNGKPYVQSLIEKSGISADEWVKKFFGVVMPPLLHFLYQYGTVFSPHGQNTILILKDYQPERLAVKDYVDDVNISDQPFPELEGVTEELRKVLRSEPPEGLTQFIFTGLFICHLRYMSNVLVRNELIEETAFWSHLADSIEAYQERFSHLEERFKLFDFFKPELTKLCLNRNRMVDYGYGDGDDRPHASEFGKVKNALHEIRVSRVTV; translated from the coding sequence ATGCTTTATATAAATGAAACAGAATCGATTCTTAAAAAAGATACGTGGGAAACGGTAAACAAAAATTTGCTGGCTAAGATGCTGGCTGAGTATATGTATGAAGACATGATTCTTCCTGAACAAAATGAAGACGGATTTGTTTTCACCGTTAATGAAGAGCGTAAATACCGTTTTACTGCTGAAAGCCGTTTTTTTGACAGCTATGATGTAGATGCGTCATCGATTGAAGTGTTAGAAGAAGGTGAGTGGATTCCGGCAACGAGTGCGATCCGTTTCTTAATGGATATTCAGCCGATGATCGGAATGTCTGCCGAAACCGCCGGTCATCTTATTAAAGAATTGAATCATACACTGATCGCTGATGCCAATCTATTAAACAATCATAAAAAAACATCTGATGAATTGGTGGATCTTGATTATGCGGAGTTAGAAGGCGAGATGTCAGGACACCCATGGATCACGTACAACAAAGGGCGCATCGGTTTCGGCTTTGATGACTATAGCGAATATGCACCTGAAAATCAGCAGGAAACAAAACTGTTCTGGATCGCTGTTCACCGCGACCGAGCACAATTTCAATCAGTGAGCGCATTACATTATGAAAAACTGATCATAAGAGAGCTAGATGGTGTTCTTGTTCAGCGATTTAATGAAATTTTACGTGAGAATGGGAAACTGCCGATGGATTACTATTTCATGCCTGTTCACGAATGGCAGTGGAAAAATGTTCTGATTCAAAACTTCCCTGAAGATTTGGCAAAAGGCATGATCGTTCCATTAGAAGAAGGAACGGATCACTATTTACCACAGCAGTCGATCCGTACGTTTGTGAACAGAACGAATCCGTTGAAGGCACATGTGAAACTGCCGATGAGTATTTTAAATACGCTCGTGTATCGCGGCCTGCCTTCAGAGCGGACAGTAATCGCTCCTCAAGTTACAGAGCATATAAAAGGAATTTATGAGAAGGACAGTTTTTTACGGGATGAGTGCGAAGTTGTGCTGCCTGGCGAAGTGGCGAGCATTAATGTTAATCACACGCATTACAGCGAATTAAAAGGTGCTCCGTACCAATATCTAGAAATGCTCGGAACAATCTGGCGAGAAAGCATCTACACCTACTTGAAGCCGGGGGAACAGCCGATTACACTCGCTGCTCTTCATCATGTTGATGGGAATGGAAAGCCATATGTACAAAGCCTAATCGAAAAGTCTGGCATAAGTGCGGACGAATGGGTGAAAAAGTTCTTTGGTGTTGTCATGCCGCCGCTGCTGCACTTCTTGTATCAATATGGAACGGTTTTCTCACCGCATGGTCAGAATACGATCTTAATTTTAAAAGATTACCAGCCTGAAAGACTTGCGGTAAAAGATTATGTGGATGATGTGAACATTTCAGATCAGCCTTTCCCGGAGTTAGAAGGTGTAACGGAAGAACTGCGAAAGGTTTTGCGCAGTGAGCCGCCTGAAGGTTTAACGCAGTTTATTTTCACAGGACTCTTTATCTGCCATCTCCGTTATATGTCAAATGTGCTTGTACGAAACGAGCTGATTGAAGAGACCGCATTCTGGTCACATCTAGCTGACAGCATTGAAGCGTATCAAGAGAGGTTCTCTCACTTAGAAGAACGTTTCAAGCTATTCGATTTCTTTAAGCCAGAGCTGACAAAACTATGTTTGAACCGAAACCGGATGGTGGATTACGGCTATGGTGATGGAGATGACCGCCCGCACGCATCAGAATTCGGAAAAGTAAAGAATGCGCTTCATGAAATACGTGTAAGCAGAGTAACTGTTTAA
- a CDS encoding IucA/IucC family protein, whose translation MTNHKLRAENASMQSFLNCYLRETQNFTEDHPARVEWRGDTPEKWLKISLTNQEISLFAAVKHYSLTGRHLFHFPVFYKTDEKMIPLDYVTLVSLLSKELLIDQEREDAEDELLLRTILSCRNIHRYLEERKDDADQLEQSEFTFIEAEQSLLFGHLLHPTPKSKQGMNVEQEALYSPELKGAFQLHFFKADRSIVAQDSAHDLTAEEITLELLKQDEKFTNTIEQDDQSVFIPVHPLQVPVLLNDQHVQRYIEVGKLSYMGPYGEPFSATSSMRSVYNRNFKYMFKFSVPIKITNSLRVNLEKELHRGVEVTRLMQSQIGQELNEVFPTFKIIQDPAFLNIPLEKESSGFEVVIRENPFYENDQNASLLAGLCQDHGFGGRSRIAAIIQDLAEKENRSTEEVSKEWFSEYLTICLDPLLWLYETYGVALEAHQQNSIVQLEGGYPSRFYYRDNQGYYYSESKADLLVEQVPDLNRKSVTICSDEVAIERFRYYFFMNHLFGLINGFGSAGLIEESELMKMLRNRLLHHDNLTGGKSGLLRSLLDSEHLPCKANLLTRFHDMDELVGSMETQSVYTNIPNPLQKVLTLDATRI comes from the coding sequence ATGACAAATCATAAATTACGAGCAGAAAATGCAAGCATGCAAAGTTTTTTAAACTGTTACCTTAGAGAAACACAAAATTTCACGGAAGATCATCCAGCTAGGGTGGAATGGCGCGGTGACACACCAGAAAAATGGCTGAAGATCTCATTAACAAATCAAGAAATATCCCTATTTGCAGCAGTTAAGCATTATTCATTAACAGGGCGTCATTTATTCCACTTCCCGGTTTTTTATAAAACGGATGAAAAAATGATTCCGCTTGATTACGTCACATTGGTTTCGCTTCTATCTAAAGAATTATTAATTGATCAAGAACGGGAAGATGCAGAAGATGAGCTGCTGCTTCGCACAATACTTAGCTGCCGAAACATTCACCGTTATTTAGAAGAACGTAAAGATGACGCAGATCAGTTAGAGCAAAGTGAGTTTACGTTTATTGAAGCAGAACAGTCTCTTTTATTCGGCCATCTGCTTCATCCGACACCAAAGAGTAAGCAAGGCATGAATGTGGAGCAAGAAGCACTTTATTCACCAGAACTAAAAGGTGCGTTCCAGCTGCATTTCTTTAAAGCAGACCGTTCTATTGTTGCTCAAGATTCGGCTCATGATTTGACAGCAGAAGAGATTACGCTGGAGCTTCTTAAACAAGATGAAAAGTTTACCAACACAATTGAGCAGGATGACCAGTCTGTCTTTATACCCGTGCATCCTTTACAAGTACCGGTTTTATTAAACGATCAGCACGTACAAAGATACATAGAAGTGGGCAAGCTGAGCTACATGGGACCATATGGTGAACCATTTTCAGCTACTTCATCGATGCGATCTGTGTACAACCGAAATTTTAAATACATGTTCAAATTCTCTGTTCCAATAAAAATCACGAATTCTCTTCGTGTGAATTTAGAAAAAGAACTTCATCGTGGAGTAGAAGTGACGAGGCTCATGCAGTCCCAGATCGGGCAAGAACTTAATGAGGTATTTCCCACTTTTAAAATCATTCAAGATCCAGCCTTCTTAAACATACCTTTGGAAAAAGAATCGTCGGGCTTTGAAGTAGTAATCAGAGAAAATCCATTCTATGAGAACGATCAAAATGCTAGTTTGCTAGCGGGGCTTTGCCAGGATCATGGATTTGGCGGACGTTCGCGAATTGCAGCCATCATTCAGGATCTTGCCGAAAAAGAAAACAGATCAACCGAAGAAGTAAGCAAAGAATGGTTCTCAGAATACTTAACGATTTGCTTAGATCCTTTGTTATGGCTGTATGAAACATATGGTGTGGCACTTGAAGCTCACCAGCAGAACTCTATTGTTCAGCTCGAAGGAGGCTATCCATCTCGATTCTATTATCGTGACAACCAGGGCTACTATTATAGTGAATCAAAGGCGGATTTATTGGTGGAACAAGTGCCTGACTTGAATCGGAAGAGCGTTACGATCTGCAGCGATGAAGTTGCCATAGAACGGTTCCGCTATTACTTTTTCATGAATCACCTGTTCGGACTGATCAACGGATTCGGTTCAGCAGGTCTTATAGAAGAATCAGAGCTTATGAAAATGTTAAGGAACAGGCTGCTGCATCATGATAACCTGACTGGCGGCAAATCCGGATTATTAAGAAGTTTGCTAGATTCTGAACATCTGCCATGCAAAGCTAACTTGCTTACACGCTTTCATGACATGGACGAGCTTGTTGGTTCAATGGAAACTCAGTCAGTCTATACGAACATCCCAAACCCATTGCAAAAGGTGTTGACTTTAGATGCAACCAGAATTTAG
- a CDS encoding MFS transporter, whose translation MEARNRTLNLFLLSCVFLFVCTEVLLSPFYPQFFRKVFGITDPDLTGFYIMTCRLVVVVFTPIWGLIANKWQNSSTLLIIGQCGTGLSCFWMAVSQTFEMFVAASVLLLIFKSSYFLLYTILMQENRKESSGAAASYHAVLQGAIVTATLLSGWVIQMKDPLLIFWMVGTMECALGLVSYFMLKKVDTSEVIDASLQDNSKHSLLPQFLMFGIVVLTLHLAVNMIRPFFTTFTENVYNTDTMTSSVLYLIPSLMAIVSLPLIRKYSERLGWNGYIAATVMIITGLFFQGIETGIVGLILFRCMFGIGAAWCLSKLDVFIFQWSQNSHGDYSKVSAIQNVGLLLAPVAASSIVNTRTISNVFIYASLFVVLHLIVFLWGTFTRERNRGKLQLHKEEKHALYK comes from the coding sequence ATGGAAGCCCGCAACCGTACGCTAAACCTATTTCTATTAAGCTGTGTCTTTCTGTTCGTATGTACAGAAGTATTGTTATCACCGTTCTATCCGCAATTTTTCAGGAAGGTATTTGGTATAACAGACCCGGATTTAACGGGATTTTATATTATGACGTGCAGGCTAGTTGTTGTGGTCTTCACCCCGATTTGGGGACTGATCGCTAACAAATGGCAAAACAGTTCTACTCTGCTGATCATCGGCCAATGTGGAACAGGACTTTCCTGCTTCTGGATGGCGGTTTCACAGACGTTTGAGATGTTCGTCGCAGCGAGTGTTCTTTTGCTCATTTTTAAGAGCAGTTACTTTTTGCTGTACACGATACTGATGCAAGAGAACCGAAAAGAATCGTCAGGTGCTGCTGCAAGCTATCATGCTGTTCTGCAAGGTGCGATCGTAACGGCGACCTTATTGTCAGGATGGGTCATACAGATGAAAGATCCGCTGTTGATCTTTTGGATGGTTGGAACCATGGAATGTGCATTGGGTCTCGTCAGTTATTTCATGTTAAAAAAGGTGGATACAAGTGAAGTGATAGATGCATCGTTACAAGACAACAGTAAGCACAGTTTGCTGCCGCAATTTTTGATGTTCGGAATTGTCGTGCTGACCTTACATTTAGCTGTAAATATGATTCGTCCGTTTTTTACAACGTTCACCGAAAATGTGTATAACACTGATACAATGACGAGCAGTGTATTGTACTTGATACCAAGTCTTATGGCGATCGTATCTTTGCCGCTTATTCGTAAATACAGTGAGAGGCTTGGCTGGAACGGCTATATAGCCGCAACCGTTATGATTATTACAGGATTGTTTTTTCAGGGAATTGAAACGGGCATCGTTGGTTTGATCCTGTTCCGCTGTATGTTTGGAATAGGAGCTGCATGGTGTCTATCAAAATTGGATGTGTTTATTTTTCAATGGAGTCAGAACTCCCATGGAGATTACAGCAAGGTCTCTGCAATTCAAAACGTAGGACTCCTGCTCGCACCTGTAGCGGCATCATCGATCGTTAACACCCGTACGATATCAAACGTGTTTATCTATGCAAGTTTGTTTGTCGTTCTCCACTTAATTGTTTTCTTATGGGGAACGTTCACGAGAGAAAGAAACAGAGGGAAACTTCAGTTACATAAGGAGGAAAAGCATGCTTTATATAAATGA
- a CDS encoding DUF4037 domain-containing protein translates to MRLKDIAINMASIYQQNPKIEAVLLAGSVSRGWEDKHSDIELNIFWSEPPTDEDRMHPIQTINGSVIDFHPFEEEEWAESYLTPENVKLEISSFLTSTAETWINDVVNEFDMDYGKQCMVSSIYYGRSLYGDQLINKLKRKVQIYPAELAEKMIEENLALWYRWNNRKALLDRKDWLMLYDLMGSVQKKLMGVLFGLNKLYIHHPSFKWMHKYSEIFSIKPENMDERFSAIFIGDVHNSVQELELLIHEVFLLVEKHNPHLEFLKLYKGKLDFVRPENKV, encoded by the coding sequence ATGAGATTAAAAGATATTGCAATAAATATGGCATCAATTTATCAGCAAAATCCAAAAATAGAGGCTGTTTTACTCGCAGGCTCCGTTTCGAGAGGATGGGAAGATAAACATTCAGACATCGAGCTGAATATCTTCTGGTCTGAACCGCCAACAGATGAAGACCGAATGCATCCCATTCAAACTATCAATGGATCAGTGATTGATTTTCACCCATTTGAGGAAGAAGAATGGGCAGAGAGCTATTTAACACCTGAGAATGTGAAGCTGGAAATCAGCAGCTTTTTAACAAGTACTGCTGAAACTTGGATTAATGATGTGGTGAATGAGTTTGATATGGATTACGGAAAACAATGTATGGTTTCTTCTATCTATTACGGACGGAGTTTATATGGAGATCAATTGATTAATAAATTAAAAAGAAAAGTTCAAATTTATCCAGCTGAACTTGCAGAAAAGATGATTGAAGAGAACTTGGCGCTCTGGTACAGATGGAACAATCGCAAAGCATTATTAGACCGGAAAGACTGGCTAATGCTGTATGATCTGATGGGATCGGTTCAGAAAAAGCTAATGGGTGTGCTATTTGGATTAAACAAATTGTATATTCATCATCCATCGTTTAAATGGATGCACAAATATAGTGAGATTTTTAGCATTAAGCCAGAAAATATGGATGAAAGATTTTCTGCAATTTTTATAGGAGATGTACATAACAGTGTGCAAGAGTTGGAACTTTTAATCCACGAGGTTTTCCTTCTTGTAGAAAAGCATAATCCTCATCTCGAATTTTTGAAATTATACAAAGGAAAACTGGATTTTGTCCGACCTGAAAACAAGGTATAA
- a CDS encoding lysine N(6)-hydroxylase/L-ornithine N(5)-oxygenase family protein, with protein sequence MSLKQPQLEKVYDIIGVGIGPFNLGLAAMLDETGGKEALFFEKKTEFNWHKGMLIDGTTLQVPFFADLVSMANVKSKYTFLNYLQEHNRLYHFYFLENFHIPRKEYNHYCRWAASQLNSCRFGMAVEHILPVEFAEFPLYEVIVRSEETGETETYYTKHLAVGIGTIPSIPSHLEKKLGAKVIHSSQYLECREEILNARSITVVGSGQSAAEVFYDLAQLQDNDAYSLNWFTRSKGFFPMEYSKLGLEYFSPDYTNFFYQLPSTKKDELLQKQDLLYKGISMDTIADIYDLLYEKSVGQKKPEIHLQAMTELVHLENDADTHLLSLRQNVTREVFELESDVVILGTGYAPSFPHFLMDMQERIQWDHKNRYQITQDYRLQTKDLENNHIFIQNGELHTHGVGAPDLGLGAHRNAVIINKLFEQEIYPVTHRNVFQNFGTEPAWKPATVR encoded by the coding sequence ATGTCTTTGAAACAGCCACAACTTGAAAAAGTGTATGACATCATCGGTGTTGGCATCGGTCCATTTAATCTTGGACTCGCGGCAATGCTCGATGAAACCGGAGGAAAAGAAGCATTGTTTTTTGAGAAAAAAACAGAGTTCAATTGGCATAAAGGGATGCTGATCGACGGTACAACTCTGCAAGTTCCTTTCTTCGCAGATTTGGTAAGTATGGCAAATGTAAAAAGCAAGTACACTTTCTTGAACTATCTTCAGGAACATAACCGATTGTATCACTTTTATTTTCTGGAAAACTTCCATATCCCAAGAAAGGAATACAATCATTATTGCCGCTGGGCAGCAAGTCAGCTGAACTCATGCCGATTTGGAATGGCAGTGGAACACATTCTGCCTGTTGAATTTGCAGAGTTTCCACTTTATGAAGTCATCGTAAGATCTGAAGAGACAGGGGAAACAGAAACATATTACACGAAGCATCTCGCTGTTGGAATCGGGACTATTCCTTCTATACCTTCACATCTTGAAAAGAAACTTGGTGCAAAAGTCATCCATTCTTCACAATATTTAGAATGCAGAGAAGAGATATTGAATGCTAGATCAATTACAGTGGTCGGATCAGGACAGAGTGCTGCTGAGGTGTTCTATGATCTTGCTCAGCTTCAGGATAATGATGCGTATTCGTTGAATTGGTTCACTCGCTCAAAAGGATTTTTCCCGATGGAGTATTCAAAGCTTGGGCTTGAATATTTTTCACCGGATTATACGAATTTCTTTTATCAGCTTCCCTCAACCAAGAAGGACGAGCTTTTGCAAAAGCAAGACCTTTTATACAAAGGAATCAGCATGGATACGATTGCGGATATCTATGATCTGCTTTATGAAAAATCAGTTGGGCAAAAGAAACCTGAAATTCACTTACAGGCGATGACTGAACTTGTTCATTTAGAGAATGATGCAGATACGCATCTGCTCTCACTTCGCCAAAATGTTACGAGGGAAGTCTTTGAGCTCGAATCTGATGTTGTCATTTTAGGTACAGGCTATGCACCTTCATTCCCGCACTTCTTGATGGATATGCAAGAAAGAATCCAGTGGGATCACAAGAACCGCTACCAGATCACTCAAGACTACCGATTGCAGACGAAAGATCTTGAGAACAACCATATCTTTATTCAGAATGGTGAGCTTCACACTCACGGTGTCGGTGCTCCAGATCTTGGTCTCGGTGCACACAGAAACGCAGTTATCATCAATAAACTTTTTGAGCAGGAAATCTATCCTGTAACTCATAGGAACGTGTTTCAAAACTTTGGAACGGAACCGGCATGGAAGCCCGCAACCGTACGCTAA